A DNA window from Taeniopygia guttata chromosome 8, bTaeGut7.mat, whole genome shotgun sequence contains the following coding sequences:
- the SH3GLB1 gene encoding endophilin-B1 isoform X1: protein MNIMDFNVKKLAADAGTFLSRAVQFTEEKLGQAEKTELDAHLENLLSKAECTKLWTEKIMKQTEVLLQPNPNARIEEFVYEKLDRKAPSRMNNPELLGQYMIDAGNEFGPGTAYGNALIKCGETQKRIGAADRELIQTSAINFLTPLRNFIEGDYKTITKERKLLQNKRLDLDAAKTRLKKAKVAEARAAQLNISQPEENNIMVNVSYMLNLLHVKWLKIWAEEVTKSEQEVRITQSEFDRQAEITRLLLEGISSTHAHHLRCLNDFVEAQMTYYAQCYQYMLDLQKQLGSFPSTFLSNNNQSSTTPVQSVSSPSVLASASASLPSVSNSMVTSGLSELKSSSGSRKARVLYDYDAANSSELSLLADEVITVYSIPGMDSDWLMGERGNQKGKVPITYLELLN from the exons ATGAACATCATGGATTTCAATGTGAAGAAGCTGGCGGCTGACGCGGGCACCTTCCTGAGCCGCGCCGTGCAG TTCACAGAAGAAAAGCTTGGTCAGGCAGAGAAGACTGAACTGGATGCTCATCTGGAGAACCTTCTCAGCAAAGCAGAATGCACTAAATTATggacagaaaaaataatgaagcaaACAGAAGTATTGTTGCAGCCAAATCCAA aTGCCAGAATAGAAGAATTTGTCTACGAGAAGCTGGACCGCAAAGCACCAAGTCGCATGAATAACCCAGAGTTACTAGGCCAGTATATGATTGATGCTGGGAATGAATTTGGTCCAGGAACAGCCTATG GAAATGCACTCATTAAATGTGGAGAAACACAAAAACGAATTGGAGCAGCAGACAGAGAACTCATTCAAACTTCTGCTATAAACTTTCTCACTCCCCTAAGAAACTTTATTGAAGGAGACTACAAAACTATTACT AAAGAACGTAAACTGTTACAAAATAAAAGACTGGATTTGGATGCTGCAAAAACCAGACTGAAGAAGGCAAAAGTTGCAGAAGCTCGAGCTGCA CAACTAAACATCTCTCAGCCTGAAGAGAATAACATTATGGTAAATGTCTCTTACATGCTCAACTTGCTGCATGTAAAATGGCTAAAG ATATGGGCTGAGGAAGTGACAAAA TCTGAACAGGAGGTGCGAATTACTCAGAGCGAATTTGACCGTCAAGCAGAGATTACCAGACTGCTGCTGGAAGGAATCAGCAGCACACAT GCACATCATCTCCGCTGTCTGAATGACTTTGTGGAAGCTCAGATGACCTATTATGCACAGTGTTACCAATACATGTTGGATCTCCAGAAACAACTTGGAAG CTTTCCATCTACTTTCCTCTCCAACAACAATCAGTCTTCCACAACTCCTGTGCAGAGTGTTTCTTCTCCCTCAGTCCTGGCCTCAGCCTCTGCTTCATTGCCTTCAGTAAGCAATTCAATGGTTACTTCAGGCCTCAGTGAACTGAAGTCATCAAGTGGCAGCAGAAAAGCAAGAGTTCTCTATGATTATGATGCTGCAAACAGCAGTGAATTATCTCTACTTGCAGATGAG GTGATAACAGTGTACAGTATCCCTGGCATGGATTCAGACTGGCTGATGGGTGAGAGGGGAAATCAGAAAGGCAAAGTGCCTATTACTTATTTAGAACTGCTAAACTAA
- the SH3GLB1 gene encoding endophilin-B1 isoform X4, whose protein sequence is MNIMDFNVKKLAADAGTFLSRAVQFTEEKLGQAEKTELDAHLENLLSKAECTKLWTEKIMKQTEVLLQPNPNARIEEFVYEKLDRKAPSRMNNPELLGQYMIDAGNEFGPGTAYGNALIKCGETQKRIGAADRELIQTSAINFLTPLRNFIEGDYKTITKERKLLQNKRLDLDAAKTRLKKAKVAEARAAIWAEEVTKSEQEVRITQSEFDRQAEITRLLLEGISSTHAHHLRCLNDFVEAQMTYYAQCYQYMLDLQKQLGSFPSTFLSNNNQSSTTPVQSVSSPSVLASASASLPSVSNSMVTSGLSELKSSSGSRKARVLYDYDAANSSELSLLADEVITVYSIPGMDSDWLMGERGNQKGKVPITYLELLN, encoded by the exons ATGAACATCATGGATTTCAATGTGAAGAAGCTGGCGGCTGACGCGGGCACCTTCCTGAGCCGCGCCGTGCAG TTCACAGAAGAAAAGCTTGGTCAGGCAGAGAAGACTGAACTGGATGCTCATCTGGAGAACCTTCTCAGCAAAGCAGAATGCACTAAATTATggacagaaaaaataatgaagcaaACAGAAGTATTGTTGCAGCCAAATCCAA aTGCCAGAATAGAAGAATTTGTCTACGAGAAGCTGGACCGCAAAGCACCAAGTCGCATGAATAACCCAGAGTTACTAGGCCAGTATATGATTGATGCTGGGAATGAATTTGGTCCAGGAACAGCCTATG GAAATGCACTCATTAAATGTGGAGAAACACAAAAACGAATTGGAGCAGCAGACAGAGAACTCATTCAAACTTCTGCTATAAACTTTCTCACTCCCCTAAGAAACTTTATTGAAGGAGACTACAAAACTATTACT AAAGAACGTAAACTGTTACAAAATAAAAGACTGGATTTGGATGCTGCAAAAACCAGACTGAAGAAGGCAAAAGTTGCAGAAGCTCGAGCTGCA ATATGGGCTGAGGAAGTGACAAAA TCTGAACAGGAGGTGCGAATTACTCAGAGCGAATTTGACCGTCAAGCAGAGATTACCAGACTGCTGCTGGAAGGAATCAGCAGCACACAT GCACATCATCTCCGCTGTCTGAATGACTTTGTGGAAGCTCAGATGACCTATTATGCACAGTGTTACCAATACATGTTGGATCTCCAGAAACAACTTGGAAG CTTTCCATCTACTTTCCTCTCCAACAACAATCAGTCTTCCACAACTCCTGTGCAGAGTGTTTCTTCTCCCTCAGTCCTGGCCTCAGCCTCTGCTTCATTGCCTTCAGTAAGCAATTCAATGGTTACTTCAGGCCTCAGTGAACTGAAGTCATCAAGTGGCAGCAGAAAAGCAAGAGTTCTCTATGATTATGATGCTGCAAACAGCAGTGAATTATCTCTACTTGCAGATGAG GTGATAACAGTGTACAGTATCCCTGGCATGGATTCAGACTGGCTGATGGGTGAGAGGGGAAATCAGAAAGGCAAAGTGCCTATTACTTATTTAGAACTGCTAAACTAA
- the SH3GLB1 gene encoding endophilin-B1 isoform X5: MNIMDFNVKKLAADAGTFLSRAVQFTEEKLGQAEKTELDAHLENLLSKAECTKLWTEKIMKQTEVLLQPNPNARIEEFVYEKLDRKAPSRMNNPELLGQYMIDAGNEFGPGTAYGNALIKCGETQKRIGAADRELIQTSAINFLTPLRNFIEGDYKTITKERKLLQNKRLDLDAAKTRLKKAKVAEARAASEQEVRITQSEFDRQAEITRLLLEGISSTHAHHLRCLNDFVEAQMTYYAQCYQYMLDLQKQLGSFPSTFLSNNNQSSTTPVQSVSSPSVLASASASLPSVSNSMVTSGLSELKSSSGSRKARVLYDYDAANSSELSLLADEVITVYSIPGMDSDWLMGERGNQKGKVPITYLELLN, translated from the exons ATGAACATCATGGATTTCAATGTGAAGAAGCTGGCGGCTGACGCGGGCACCTTCCTGAGCCGCGCCGTGCAG TTCACAGAAGAAAAGCTTGGTCAGGCAGAGAAGACTGAACTGGATGCTCATCTGGAGAACCTTCTCAGCAAAGCAGAATGCACTAAATTATggacagaaaaaataatgaagcaaACAGAAGTATTGTTGCAGCCAAATCCAA aTGCCAGAATAGAAGAATTTGTCTACGAGAAGCTGGACCGCAAAGCACCAAGTCGCATGAATAACCCAGAGTTACTAGGCCAGTATATGATTGATGCTGGGAATGAATTTGGTCCAGGAACAGCCTATG GAAATGCACTCATTAAATGTGGAGAAACACAAAAACGAATTGGAGCAGCAGACAGAGAACTCATTCAAACTTCTGCTATAAACTTTCTCACTCCCCTAAGAAACTTTATTGAAGGAGACTACAAAACTATTACT AAAGAACGTAAACTGTTACAAAATAAAAGACTGGATTTGGATGCTGCAAAAACCAGACTGAAGAAGGCAAAAGTTGCAGAAGCTCGAGCTGCA TCTGAACAGGAGGTGCGAATTACTCAGAGCGAATTTGACCGTCAAGCAGAGATTACCAGACTGCTGCTGGAAGGAATCAGCAGCACACAT GCACATCATCTCCGCTGTCTGAATGACTTTGTGGAAGCTCAGATGACCTATTATGCACAGTGTTACCAATACATGTTGGATCTCCAGAAACAACTTGGAAG CTTTCCATCTACTTTCCTCTCCAACAACAATCAGTCTTCCACAACTCCTGTGCAGAGTGTTTCTTCTCCCTCAGTCCTGGCCTCAGCCTCTGCTTCATTGCCTTCAGTAAGCAATTCAATGGTTACTTCAGGCCTCAGTGAACTGAAGTCATCAAGTGGCAGCAGAAAAGCAAGAGTTCTCTATGATTATGATGCTGCAAACAGCAGTGAATTATCTCTACTTGCAGATGAG GTGATAACAGTGTACAGTATCCCTGGCATGGATTCAGACTGGCTGATGGGTGAGAGGGGAAATCAGAAAGGCAAAGTGCCTATTACTTATTTAGAACTGCTAAACTAA
- the SH3GLB1 gene encoding endophilin-B1 isoform X2, whose protein sequence is MNIMDFNVKKLAADAGTFLSRAVQFTEEKLGQAEKTELDAHLENLLSKAECTKLWTEKIMKQTEVLLQPNPNARIEEFVYEKLDRKAPSRMNNPELLGQYMIDAGNEFGPGTAYGNALIKCGETQKRIGAADRELIQTSAINFLTPLRNFIEGDYKTITKERKLLQNKRLDLDAAKTRLKKAKVAEARAAQLNISQPEENNIMIWAEEVTKSEQEVRITQSEFDRQAEITRLLLEGISSTHAHHLRCLNDFVEAQMTYYAQCYQYMLDLQKQLGSFPSTFLSNNNQSSTTPVQSVSSPSVLASASASLPSVSNSMVTSGLSELKSSSGSRKARVLYDYDAANSSELSLLADEVITVYSIPGMDSDWLMGERGNQKGKVPITYLELLN, encoded by the exons ATGAACATCATGGATTTCAATGTGAAGAAGCTGGCGGCTGACGCGGGCACCTTCCTGAGCCGCGCCGTGCAG TTCACAGAAGAAAAGCTTGGTCAGGCAGAGAAGACTGAACTGGATGCTCATCTGGAGAACCTTCTCAGCAAAGCAGAATGCACTAAATTATggacagaaaaaataatgaagcaaACAGAAGTATTGTTGCAGCCAAATCCAA aTGCCAGAATAGAAGAATTTGTCTACGAGAAGCTGGACCGCAAAGCACCAAGTCGCATGAATAACCCAGAGTTACTAGGCCAGTATATGATTGATGCTGGGAATGAATTTGGTCCAGGAACAGCCTATG GAAATGCACTCATTAAATGTGGAGAAACACAAAAACGAATTGGAGCAGCAGACAGAGAACTCATTCAAACTTCTGCTATAAACTTTCTCACTCCCCTAAGAAACTTTATTGAAGGAGACTACAAAACTATTACT AAAGAACGTAAACTGTTACAAAATAAAAGACTGGATTTGGATGCTGCAAAAACCAGACTGAAGAAGGCAAAAGTTGCAGAAGCTCGAGCTGCA CAACTAAACATCTCTCAGCCTGAAGAGAATAACATTATG ATATGGGCTGAGGAAGTGACAAAA TCTGAACAGGAGGTGCGAATTACTCAGAGCGAATTTGACCGTCAAGCAGAGATTACCAGACTGCTGCTGGAAGGAATCAGCAGCACACAT GCACATCATCTCCGCTGTCTGAATGACTTTGTGGAAGCTCAGATGACCTATTATGCACAGTGTTACCAATACATGTTGGATCTCCAGAAACAACTTGGAAG CTTTCCATCTACTTTCCTCTCCAACAACAATCAGTCTTCCACAACTCCTGTGCAGAGTGTTTCTTCTCCCTCAGTCCTGGCCTCAGCCTCTGCTTCATTGCCTTCAGTAAGCAATTCAATGGTTACTTCAGGCCTCAGTGAACTGAAGTCATCAAGTGGCAGCAGAAAAGCAAGAGTTCTCTATGATTATGATGCTGCAAACAGCAGTGAATTATCTCTACTTGCAGATGAG GTGATAACAGTGTACAGTATCCCTGGCATGGATTCAGACTGGCTGATGGGTGAGAGGGGAAATCAGAAAGGCAAAGTGCCTATTACTTATTTAGAACTGCTAAACTAA
- the SH3GLB1 gene encoding endophilin-B1 isoform X3, whose amino-acid sequence MPRTKFTEEKLGQAEKTELDAHLENLLSKAECTKLWTEKIMKQTEVLLQPNPNARIEEFVYEKLDRKAPSRMNNPELLGQYMIDAGNEFGPGTAYGNALIKCGETQKRIGAADRELIQTSAINFLTPLRNFIEGDYKTITKERKLLQNKRLDLDAAKTRLKKAKVAEARAAQLNISQPEENNIMVNVSYMLNLLHVKWLKIWAEEVTKSEQEVRITQSEFDRQAEITRLLLEGISSTHAHHLRCLNDFVEAQMTYYAQCYQYMLDLQKQLGSFPSTFLSNNNQSSTTPVQSVSSPSVLASASASLPSVSNSMVTSGLSELKSSSGSRKARVLYDYDAANSSELSLLADEVITVYSIPGMDSDWLMGERGNQKGKVPITYLELLN is encoded by the exons ATGCCAAGGACAAAG TTCACAGAAGAAAAGCTTGGTCAGGCAGAGAAGACTGAACTGGATGCTCATCTGGAGAACCTTCTCAGCAAAGCAGAATGCACTAAATTATggacagaaaaaataatgaagcaaACAGAAGTATTGTTGCAGCCAAATCCAA aTGCCAGAATAGAAGAATTTGTCTACGAGAAGCTGGACCGCAAAGCACCAAGTCGCATGAATAACCCAGAGTTACTAGGCCAGTATATGATTGATGCTGGGAATGAATTTGGTCCAGGAACAGCCTATG GAAATGCACTCATTAAATGTGGAGAAACACAAAAACGAATTGGAGCAGCAGACAGAGAACTCATTCAAACTTCTGCTATAAACTTTCTCACTCCCCTAAGAAACTTTATTGAAGGAGACTACAAAACTATTACT AAAGAACGTAAACTGTTACAAAATAAAAGACTGGATTTGGATGCTGCAAAAACCAGACTGAAGAAGGCAAAAGTTGCAGAAGCTCGAGCTGCA CAACTAAACATCTCTCAGCCTGAAGAGAATAACATTATGGTAAATGTCTCTTACATGCTCAACTTGCTGCATGTAAAATGGCTAAAG ATATGGGCTGAGGAAGTGACAAAA TCTGAACAGGAGGTGCGAATTACTCAGAGCGAATTTGACCGTCAAGCAGAGATTACCAGACTGCTGCTGGAAGGAATCAGCAGCACACAT GCACATCATCTCCGCTGTCTGAATGACTTTGTGGAAGCTCAGATGACCTATTATGCACAGTGTTACCAATACATGTTGGATCTCCAGAAACAACTTGGAAG CTTTCCATCTACTTTCCTCTCCAACAACAATCAGTCTTCCACAACTCCTGTGCAGAGTGTTTCTTCTCCCTCAGTCCTGGCCTCAGCCTCTGCTTCATTGCCTTCAGTAAGCAATTCAATGGTTACTTCAGGCCTCAGTGAACTGAAGTCATCAAGTGGCAGCAGAAAAGCAAGAGTTCTCTATGATTATGATGCTGCAAACAGCAGTGAATTATCTCTACTTGCAGATGAG GTGATAACAGTGTACAGTATCCCTGGCATGGATTCAGACTGGCTGATGGGTGAGAGGGGAAATCAGAAAGGCAAAGTGCCTATTACTTATTTAGAACTGCTAAACTAA